In Halobaculum magnesiiphilum, the following proteins share a genomic window:
- a CDS encoding ring-cleaving dioxygenase: MASVTPTLGIHHVTCVAGDPQRNMDFWVETLGLRLVKRSINQDDPGTYHFFFADAEGTPGTSMTFFPWENLSQGKVGSGQVSRTAFRVPEGSLDYWEDRFDEFGVDYDERVDRFGETVLPFRDPDGLPVELVEVDIPEDDPTVPWTEFVPADHAIRGFHSVTLWLANPDSTMDLLRTMGLEEVGTEESPGDTPGDERTRFAAAGEVGKYVDVLPTVQAGRQGHGTVHHVAFQTPTDDDQSAMRSAVQGEGLRPTQQIDRHWFRSVYFREHNGVLFELATSDPGYDSDEPLDDLGGRLVLPGEFEARRDEIEAQLTDVTVPRAEAAETAESEADD, translated from the coding sequence ATGGCATCTGTCACGCCCACACTGGGCATCCACCACGTCACCTGTGTCGCCGGCGACCCGCAACGAAACATGGACTTCTGGGTCGAGACGCTCGGCCTGCGACTCGTGAAGCGGTCGATCAACCAGGACGACCCCGGCACGTACCACTTCTTCTTCGCCGACGCGGAGGGAACGCCCGGAACCAGCATGACGTTCTTCCCGTGGGAGAACCTCTCCCAGGGGAAGGTCGGGTCCGGCCAGGTGTCGCGGACCGCGTTCCGCGTCCCCGAGGGGAGCCTCGATTACTGGGAGGACCGGTTCGACGAGTTCGGCGTCGACTACGACGAGCGCGTCGACCGCTTCGGCGAGACGGTCCTGCCCTTCCGCGACCCGGACGGGCTCCCGGTCGAGTTGGTCGAAGTCGATATCCCGGAGGACGACCCGACGGTGCCGTGGACCGAATTCGTCCCCGCCGATCACGCCATCCGCGGCTTCCATTCGGTGACGCTGTGGCTCGCGAACCCCGACTCGACGATGGACCTGCTGCGGACGATGGGCTTGGAGGAGGTCGGTACGGAGGAGTCGCCGGGTGACACCCCCGGCGACGAGCGGACGCGCTTTGCGGCCGCCGGGGAAGTCGGCAAGTACGTCGACGTGCTCCCGACCGTTCAAGCGGGCCGACAGGGACACGGAACCGTCCACCACGTCGCGTTCCAGACGCCGACCGACGACGACCAGTCGGCGATGCGGTCGGCCGTCCAGGGAGAGGGCCTGCGGCCGACCCAGCAGATCGACCGTCACTGGTTCCGCTCGGTGTACTTCCGCGAGCACAACGGCGTGCTGTTCGAACTGGCGACGAGCGACCCCGGCTACGACAGCGACGAGCCGCTCGACGACCTCGGCGGCCGGCTTGTCTTGCCGGGCGAATTCGAGGCACGTCGCGACGAGATCGAAGCACAGCTCACGGACGTGACGGTGCCGCGGGCCGAAGCCGCCGAGACGGC